The segment GGACGCCGTGGCGGTCTCCCGCCGGGCGGTGAGCCACGGCAACCACCCCTTCGGCGCGGTGCTCGTCGACGCGAGCGGGGCCGTCGTCCTCGAGGCGGAGAACACCGTGAACACCGACGTCGACTGCACCGGCCACGCGGAGACAAACCTCGTCCGCAAGGCCTGGAAGGCCGCCTCGGGAGCGGGGCTCCGCGACCACACCCTCTACACGAGCTGCGAACCCTGCGCGATGTGCTCCGGTGCCATCTACTGGTCCGGGATCGGCCGCGTCGTCTACGCCCTCCCGGAGTCGGAGCTGCTCGTCCTCACCGGCGACAACCCCGAGAACCCCACGATGTCGCTCGATTGCCGCGACGTGCTCTCCGCGGGTCAGCGCGGCGTCGACGTCGCCGGCCCGGCCTCCGGAGACCTCTTCGACGCGGCCCGCGCGCCGCACGAGGGCTTCTGGGTCTGAGAAGGCGCGCGGTGAGCGGCGCGCTCACCGCGGATTCTCCCGTGCGTCGGCCTACCATGCACTATGGCCGATTCGATCGAGGGGCGCGTGCGCAGCTCTGTCGACGCCTTCCTCCGGTGGCTGCCGCGCTGGCAGGTCGGAACGTCGCGGTCGAGGCCGCGCGTGTGCCGACTCTGCCTCGGGTCGCCCGTCGCCACGGCTGCGGGTTTCGACCACGACGTGCCGCACGCCGTCCAGCACGCCCTGCTCAGCCGCATGCGCGTCATCGTCGACGAGTCGGTCGACGAGTACACGGCCCGCAACCTCCCGCTGGTTAGCCGCGAGCTCGCACGGTCGGAATCGCCGGATGCGCCGGGATACCGCCCCGAGGAGGGTCTCGCCCTCGAGTTCCAGGGGCTCGAGGTCGATCCCGAGCCCGAGCCCGGTCAGCCGTTCCTCTTCACCCTCGCCGAACTCGCGGAGGAGGATCGGCAGCGGTCCGAACCGATCGCGGTCGCCGAGGCTCCTGCGTCGCCCGCCGAGTACTCCGACGAGGCGAAGGCCGCCCTCCGCACCGAGCTCGAACTCGCCGACGACCACGCCCGCCAGGTGGGCACGGCCGTCTGCCTCGCGCTCGTCGAGCATCGGAGGCGCATCGCCGACGCCATCGACCGACTCGTCGAACCGCAGATCGACGAACTCCTCGCCGAGCTGTCCCTCGCCCTTGAGAACCCGAGGTCCCACTGATGTTCCGCAAGACCCCCTGGTGGTCGTTCGTGATCGACCTGGCGCTCGTCGCCGCCTTCGTCCTGATCGGGCGGCGCAGTCACGCCGAGTCCGACGCCTTCGTCGGCTTCCTCACGACGTTCTGGCCGTTCCTGTCGGGACTCGTCATCGGCTGGCTCAGCGTCGTCGGGGTGCGCTGGCCGTTCGTGTCGTTCCGGTCGGGGGCCGTGATCTGGATCGCCACGGTGATCGTGGGCATGCTCCTGCGGATCTCCTCCGGCCAGGGAGTCGCCTGGAGCTTCTTCGTCGTCGCGCTGATCGTCAACGCGGTCTTCCTGATCGGGTGGCGGGCGCTCGCGATCGGTCTCGCGCGTCGCTCCCGCCGTCGAAGCGAGAGCCGCTCGGCCTAGCGCCGCCCCCGGCCGCGCTCGGGACCCTGCCCGGCTAGGGCTTGACGCTGTTGTCGAGCGCGGGCTCCTCGGAGAGCACGAGTCCGCTGGAGCTGTTGGCGCTTGCGGTGAGCTCTGCCAGCCAGGAACGGCTGATGGACGGCACGCGACCGCCGGCGTACTTGAAGTAGAGGGGGATCGCGGGATCCATCCAGAGGCTGGACCGGCCGTCGCCGACCTTCTGCGGGTCGCGCCAGGAGAAGAAGAACGACTCCCGGCGCCGCAGCTTCGTCGCGATGACGATCTGGAGGTGCTCGAGGGTCCGGTCTTCGAACTCGATCTGGATGGAGGTCGAACCGTAGATGAGGGATCCCATGTGTCAGAGAGTACCGTCACCCACCGTCACTCAGGGCATCCCGGCGGCGGAGGACTAGCGTGAAACATCCGGAATCCGCACCACCCGTCGAGATCGCCCGAGGAGAACCATGAGCCAGGCCCCCGCCTCCCGACGCGACGTCATCCGGAGCTTCTCGTGACGGACGACGCCATCGTCGTCGGCGCCGGCCCCAACGGTCTGGCGGCCGCCGTAGTCCTGGCACGCGCGGGCCTCTCCGTGCGGGTCCTCGAGCGCAGCGACACCCTCGGCGGCGGCGCCCGAACCGCCGAGCTGACCCTGCCGGGGTTCCGGCACGACGTCTGTTCGGCGGTCCACCCGATGGGGGCCGTCTCCGGCTTCTTCCGGCGATTCGGGCTCGACCGCCGGATCCGGATGCTGACGCCCGACGTCTCCTACGCGCATCCGCTCCCGGGGGGTCGCGCCGCGGTCGCCCACCGCGATCTCGACCGGACGGTGGCGGACCTCGGCGTCGACGGCCCCGCCTGGCGCTCCCTCCTGGAGGCGCTGGTGCGCCGCGACGACGAGGTCGCACAGTTCACCCTGTCGCCGCTCCTTCAGCTCCCGCGCCATCCGGCCGCCCTCGCGACCTTCGGCCTGGCGGCGATCGACCAGGGCATGCCGTGGTGGAACGAGCGCTGGAAGGCCGAGGAGGCCCCCGCGCTGCTCGCCGGCGTCATGGCTCACGCCATCCGCCCGATGCCGAGCATGTCGGCCGCCGCGGCCGGCCTCGCTCTCGCCGTCCACGGTCACGCCCGCGGCTGGCCGCTGCCCGAGGGCGGGAGCCAGAGCATCGTCGACGCGATGGCCCGCGACGTCGTGGAGCACGGCGGCGTCATCGAGACCGGCGTCGAGGTGACCTCGCTCGACGAGGTCGCCGGCGCCCGGGCCGTCGTCTTCGACGTGACCGCGCGCGCTCTCGCGGACATCGCGGGCGATCGGCTGCCCCCCGCCTACGCCCGGGCCCTCCGCCGCTTCCGCTACGGCAACGCCGCCTCGAAGGTCGACTTCGCCCTGTCCGAGCCGGTGCCGTGGGCCAACGACGAGGTCCGACGCACCCCCACCGTCCACGTGGGCGGCACCAGAGCCGAGGTCGCGGCCGCGGAGCGGGACGTCGCCGCGGGGCGCCACAGCGCCGACCCGTACGTCCTCGCCGTTCAGCCGGGGGTCGTCGACCCGTCCAGGGCTCCCGAGGGCAAGGCGGTCCTCTGGGCCTACACGCACGTGCCCCGCGACTCCGACGTCGATCAGACCGAGGCGATCATCCGCAGGATCGAGGGCTACGCGCCCGGATTCCGCGACACGATCCTGGCCTCGTCGACACGGACCGCGAAGGACCTGGAGAACTACGACCCGAACTACATCGGCGGGGACATCGCCTCGGGAGCACCCAGCGTGGCTCAGCTCGTCGCGAGACCGACCCTCTCGGTCGAGCCGTGGCGGACACCGCTCCGGGGCGTCTACCTCGGGTCGTCGTCCGCGCCTCCCGGCCCGAGCGTGCACGGACTCGGTGGGGCCTACGCGGCCCGCAGCGCCCTGCGGCACGAGTTCGGGATCCACGAGCTGCCCGACCTCGCGCCCTGACGGGCGACGGCGTCACTTCTTCGCGCTGAGCTGCTCCTTGACCTTGCGGCGGATCACCTTGCCGATGAGCGACTTCGGGAGGTCGTCGACCTCGACGATCCGGCGCGGGACCTTGTAGGCGGCGAGGTTGTCGCGCGCGAAGTCACGGAGGGCCGCCTGGTCGAGCTCGGCGCCCTTCTCCACGACGACGGCGGCGACGACCTGCTCGCCCGACGGGCTCGGCAGGCCGACGACGGCGACTTCCTCGACGCCCTCGAAGCGGCGCAGGGTGTCCTCGACCTCGCTCGGCGACACGTTGAAACCGCCCGTGATGATGAGGTCCTTGATGCGGTCGACGATCGTGACGAAGCCCGTGTCGTCGATGGTGACGATGTCGCCCGTGCGGAACCAGTCGTCGACGAACACCTCGGCGGTCTCGTCGGGGCGCCCGTAGTAGCCGCTGAAGACCTGAGGACCGCGGACGAGGAGCTCGCCGGCGGAGCCCGGCTCGACGTCGCGGGTCGGCTCGTCGGGGTCGACGACCCGGCACTCGGTGCTCGGCAGGGGGAGCCCGACGGCTCCCGCGCGACGACTGTCGGCGACCGGGTTGGCGATGAGGACGGGCGACGTCTCGCTGAGACCGTAGCCCTCGATCAGCCAGCCGCCCGAGCGCTCCTCCCAGGGCTCCACCACGGAGGCCGACAGCGGCATCGCGCCCGAGATGGCGATCTCGATGCCCTCGAGGCTCACGCCCGCGTCGTCGGCCGCCCGCTGCAGGCGCTGATAGATCGGCGGGACGGCCGGGAGGAACGTCGGCGGGTGCTTCTTCATCGCCGCGAGGACGAGCGACGGCTCGAACGCCGGGAACAGGACCAGCCGGGCGCCCATGCGCATAGCGAACGTGAGGCAGAGGGTGAGGCCGTAGGCGTGGAACATCGGTAGAACGGCGTAGACGACGCTCGACCCCTCCTTGATCTGGGGGATCCAGGCCTGGCACTGGGCGGCGTTCGCCATCAGGTTGGCGTGCGTGAGCATGGCGCCCTTGGGGGAGCCCGTCGTGCCGCTCGTGTACTGGATGAGGGCGAGGTCGCCCGTCTCCGGGCGCGGGTGCGCGGCGTCGATGCGCGGCGAGGACGCGACCTTCTCCCAGGGGGTGGTGCCGGAGACCGTCGTCGTGAGACGGTCGCGCGACTCCCGGGCGCGCTTCACCGGCAGGCGGAGCTGAGCGCGCATGAGAAGGGGCATGGCCTTGGTGACGTCGATCGAGACGATCGCGTCGAGGGGCACCTCGTCGGGGAAGGCCTGAAGGGTGGCCACGGTCTTGTCCCACGCGATCGCCACGCGGGCACCGTGGTCCTCGAACTGGTGGCGGAGCTCGCGGGGCGTGTAGAGCGGGTTGTGCTCGACGACGATGCCGCCGAGACGCAGCACGGCGTAGAACGCCACCACGTGCTGCGGGCAGTTCGGCAGGATCAGGGCGACCGTGTCGCCCTTCTTCACCCCGAGCCTCCGGAGCCCCTCGGCCGCCCGCTGCACCTGCTCGACGAGGTCGGCGTAGCTCGTCTCGGCACCGAAGTACTCGAGGGCGGTCGCCTGCGGGTATTTCGCGGCGGTGTCGCGGACGAGGTCGATCAGCGAGCCCTTCACCTCCCCGAT is part of the Frondihabitans sp. 762G35 genome and harbors:
- a CDS encoding DUF7882 family protein yields the protein MGSLIYGSTSIQIEFEDRTLEHLQIVIATKLRRRESFFFSWRDPQKVGDGRSSLWMDPAIPLYFKYAGGRVPSISRSWLAELTASANSSSGLVLSEEPALDNSVKP
- a CDS encoding spermidine/putrescine ABC transporter substrate-binding protein, with product MADSIEGRVRSSVDAFLRWLPRWQVGTSRSRPRVCRLCLGSPVATAAGFDHDVPHAVQHALLSRMRVIVDESVDEYTARNLPLVSRELARSESPDAPGYRPEEGLALEFQGLEVDPEPEPGQPFLFTLAELAEEDRQRSEPIAVAEAPASPAEYSDEAKAALRTELELADDHARQVGTAVCLALVEHRRRIADAIDRLVEPQIDELLAELSLALENPRSH
- a CDS encoding nucleoside deaminase is translated as MTDPSSNASSSNDLSPSALSDTDRARLLDAVAVSRRAVSHGNHPFGAVLVDASGAVVLEAENTVNTDVDCTGHAETNLVRKAWKAASGAGLRDHTLYTSCEPCAMCSGAIYWSGIGRVVYALPESELLVLTGDNPENPTMSLDCRDVLSAGQRGVDVAGPASGDLFDAARAPHEGFWV
- a CDS encoding long-chain-fatty-acid--CoA ligase codes for the protein MTIDSARPWLDSYAPGIPHDIGEVKGSLIDLVRDTAAKYPQATALEYFGAETSYADLVEQVQRAAEGLRRLGVKKGDTVALILPNCPQHVVAFYAVLRLGGIVVEHNPLYTPRELRHQFEDHGARVAIAWDKTVATLQAFPDEVPLDAIVSIDVTKAMPLLMRAQLRLPVKRARESRDRLTTTVSGTTPWEKVASSPRIDAAHPRPETGDLALIQYTSGTTGSPKGAMLTHANLMANAAQCQAWIPQIKEGSSVVYAVLPMFHAYGLTLCLTFAMRMGARLVLFPAFEPSLVLAAMKKHPPTFLPAVPPIYQRLQRAADDAGVSLEGIEIAISGAMPLSASVVEPWEERSGGWLIEGYGLSETSPVLIANPVADSRRAGAVGLPLPSTECRVVDPDEPTRDVEPGSAGELLVRGPQVFSGYYGRPDETAEVFVDDWFRTGDIVTIDDTGFVTIVDRIKDLIITGGFNVSPSEVEDTLRRFEGVEEVAVVGLPSPSGEQVVAAVVVEKGAELDQAALRDFARDNLAAYKVPRRIVEVDDLPKSLIGKVIRRKVKEQLSAKK
- a CDS encoding DUF3054 domain-containing protein, with amino-acid sequence MFRKTPWWSFVIDLALVAAFVLIGRRSHAESDAFVGFLTTFWPFLSGLVIGWLSVVGVRWPFVSFRSGAVIWIATVIVGMLLRISSGQGVAWSFFVVALIVNAVFLIGWRALAIGLARRSRRRSESRSA
- a CDS encoding phytoene desaturase family protein — encoded protein: MTDDAIVVGAGPNGLAAAVVLARAGLSVRVLERSDTLGGGARTAELTLPGFRHDVCSAVHPMGAVSGFFRRFGLDRRIRMLTPDVSYAHPLPGGRAAVAHRDLDRTVADLGVDGPAWRSLLEALVRRDDEVAQFTLSPLLQLPRHPAALATFGLAAIDQGMPWWNERWKAEEAPALLAGVMAHAIRPMPSMSAAAAGLALAVHGHARGWPLPEGGSQSIVDAMARDVVEHGGVIETGVEVTSLDEVAGARAVVFDVTARALADIAGDRLPPAYARALRRFRYGNAASKVDFALSEPVPWANDEVRRTPTVHVGGTRAEVAAAERDVAAGRHSADPYVLAVQPGVVDPSRAPEGKAVLWAYTHVPRDSDVDQTEAIIRRIEGYAPGFRDTILASSTRTAKDLENYDPNYIGGDIASGAPSVAQLVARPTLSVEPWRTPLRGVYLGSSSAPPGPSVHGLGGAYAARSALRHEFGIHELPDLAP